The genomic interval GGCAGGATCATCTTCCAGTAACAGGCAGGAAATTCCCTTAGTTTGTATAACGCTCATTTTAGTTATTGAATATGAAATGTACTGATGTGCCCGGGTAATCTATAGCTGTCGAACCTGGGTGTTCTATCGATAACTGAATATATTGCCGCCGCTCTTTATTGATTTCCTTTATGCGCTGTTCCAAAATTTTCATGCCCATGGAGCGGTGAAGGGAATTGTTGCTGTAGTCAGGTGTTTCTTGAAAATCGTTTCCGTTATCCCTGATCCAGATATGCAGGCTCTGCTGTTGCAATTCAAAACGTATCAGGATTTTTCCCTGTGGATGATTTTTAACGCCATGTACCACTGCATTTTCTACAAAAGGCTGTAATAGCATGACTGGAATCTCCATCATTTGGGGTTCAATACCTGGTCCTGTTTCTATACTGTAGCTGAAGGATGATCCATTTGCCAACTGCTGAAGATGCAGGTAATGTTCCAGTATTTCAATTTCCTGATCTAAAAGAATGAGATCCCTGTCGGAATTTTCAAGGATTAGCCTGATGAGCCGGCTAAAGCTTTCCAGGTATTCCATAGAATGTTGCTGGTCTTTGCTGCGGATAAAATGTTGTACAGACTGAAGCGCATTGAAAATAAAATGAGGATTAAGCTGTAGCAAGAGCATCTGCCGTTTAAGCTGTGATTTTTCGAGTGCTTCTTTTACATTATGATTTTTTATCCGCATATAAAGCAGTATCGAAATGAGCAGCACAATGAGTACTGCTGCCAGAATAAGGTAAGTTTGCTCACGCAATTGTAGTTTCTGTAATATATTTTCCTTTTGAAGTGCATTGATTTTCCCTTCTTTTTGAGCGGATTCATAGGATGCAGTCAGCTCAGCTACCTTATTATCATAATTTAACCTGGTAAGAGAATCATTGATATTGTTATACTGCTCCATGTACTGCAAAGCTGCGGGAAGCTCATGCATTGCTTTAAAAGCATTGTAAAGGTTAAAATAGAGCTGCTTCTTTTCCAGCGGGTTAGCTGCAGTCAATGCCGTCTGATAATAACTGATCGCCGCTGTATTTTTACCGGTTTGCGCCAATGCATATCCCAGGTTGTTCAGGGTAATAACCGAAACGGGCTGTTTGAGCCGGGCTCTTATAAAAATACTTCTTTTACTGGCATTTATAGCTTTTGTCCACTGTTTTCTTTTAAGGAAGTAATTTCCCAGGTTAGTCTGTAATACAGCCTCCATGGGTAGATCAGTTAATTTTTCGGCAAGCTTAATGGCTGCGCTGAAAGTTTTGAGAGCGTTATTATCTTCGGCCAATTCTACATACACACCCGCAATGTTTGATAATGTTTTTAGATGATCTGAATTACCTGCTTTATTGATGGAAAGAGACTTAAGGTAGTATTCCTTTCCTTTAGGCAGATTCTTCAAAATAGCATATATGGTTCCTATATTAGTATAAACTTTGCTGACCGCTAATGGATTCTGGGTAGAATCGAGGTAGTTAAGGCTTAAAAAATATTCCTGCAGTGCTTTATCAATATTTCGCTGACTCAAATTTAAGTTACCAGAGGTAGCGTAAAGTTTGGCTATAAATTCCTTGTTTTTAGTTTTTCTGTTTTTAGAAATGAGCTGATCAAGCAGGATACCGGCGGCCTTGAAGTTTTTCTCACTGATTAGTTTATTTACCGCATTAATCTCCGGATACTCCTGAGGCACATTGGCTTTTGAAAATACGGGTTCAGAAAAAAGTAAAATTAATGTAAAGAGAAATTGTAAAGTCCTGGATGACATAGCTGTTTTTATAATTCAAACCTAATCTAAAAAAACTAATAGGCAAAATTGAAACCACTACAAGGGACTTCAGCGGCTCATCTGTACCTATAAAATAAGCGTGGAGAAAGCGGTATTTGTCGCTTTCTCCACGCTTAAGTAATTGAATAATGAGATCAAAACTTATTTTGTTGCGTAGTTAAGGTAACCACCATCCACAACGATCTCTGTTCCTGTAATAAAACTTGCGGCATCAGAAGCCAGGAATAAAACTGTTTTTGCAATTTCATCCGGATTACCAATCCGTTGCAACGCTGTAGCCCCAGCCAAAAATTCTTTTGCTTCTGCAGGAACGGCGTTTTCTAAACCAGGGGTTAAAATAGGTCCTGGGCTAACAATGTTTACACGGATTTTTCTTCCTGCCAGCTCATTTGCTGCAATTTGGGCGATTTTATTCAATGCTCCTTTGGTCGCAGAATATACGCTGGCTCCCGAATTTGCAGCTGTGGCGACCGTTGAAGAAGTGAATACTACTGCCGCTCCGTCTGCCAGGTAGGGAAGTAATTTTTGCAACGTGAAGAAATGCCCCTTCACATTAGTGTTGAATTGTGCGTCGAAATTTGCCTCAGTTACCTGTTCTATTGGCTCAAATGTCGCTATTCCTGCATTCAGGAAAAGCACATCCAATTTGTTTCCACTTTCTGAAATTGCTTTTTCGAGGATCGAGATCTCTTCTAGTTTTGAAGTGTCCGATACGACAGTAAATAATTTGGGGTTGTTTATTTCTTCAGTTGCTTTTTGCAGATTTTCTGCATTTCTGCCTGTAATCCAGACATTGGCGCCTGCACTGATAAATGCTTTTGCTGTTGCCAGGCCTATTCCTGTAGTTCCACCTGTAATAACGACGTTTTTATTTGTAAAGTCCATGATTATAATTTTAAATGTTTATAGTGCAAAGTTAGAATAGATGAATTTATTTAGGTTACTTTGTAACGAAAAGTAACAGTAACTTTCGGGTAACAAAGTAACTTATGACTGAAAACGAATGCCAATTCGGGCACAAAAAAGAGATTATGGCCGTCCACGATGCGATGGACATTTTGTATGGGAAATGGAAAATTTCCATCATTTCTTCCATTTGTTATTATAACAAAAGAAGATTCTCTGACATTCTGAATGATGTAGAAGGAATATCAAACAAAATGTTGAGTAAAGAATTAAAGGAGCTGGAGATCAATAAATTGATAACACGAACTGTGTTAAATACTCAGCCTATAGCTGTTCAATATCAATTAACAGCATATGGGATGACGTTAAAGACTATCATCAATAACCTTGCGGAATGGGGTATAGAGCACCGTAAAGTAATTATTGGTAAATAGTAAAGAGCCCTCATTGAAAAGTATTTCTGAATAGAATTTTTGTGAACTTGTAGTAATCGTTATTTAAAAATATAATACTATCTTTTTGCTATGTTTGGAATACAAACCACATGGTAGATTACAGCGACTATACTGATCTTGATTTGACCGGCCTTTTAAAATCCGGTGATCAGCATGCTTTTGCCGAGATTTACAACCGGTATAAATTTGTCTTATATAACCACGCCTGGAACAAACTTAAAAGCAGAGAAGAAGCAAGGGATCTTATCCAGGAAGTATTTTCAATGATTTGGGATAAGCGTGAGGTACTACAGATTGGACAGAATCTCTCAGGCTATCTCTATACCTGCGTACATAATCAATTTATCAATAGGGTTGTCCACCAAACTGTTAAAAATAAATACATCGATTCTATCAAACAGTATATAGAGCGGGGAGTAGTCTATACCGACCATCTTGTGAGGGAAAATATGTTAAAAGAAATTATCGATCGTGAAATTGATTCGCTTCCTCCCAGAATGAAAGAGGTGTTTATTCTCAGTCGAAGGCAACATCTGAGTCATAAAGAAATAGCGAAAATGATGAACACAACGGAGCAAACAGTGAAGAAGCAGATGGTTTACGCATTAAAGATTCTGCGGAAAAAACTGGGTTTGGTACTCTTTCTATGCTTGTATTTGATCTATCCCAATTTTTAGCACAAATTTTTTAATTTTCATCTACCTCTATTTACAGGGGTTCTTGTCTTAGCGTTGTTCCCGGATCGGGAATACCTGAACATTAGAACCCTTTACATTGAAAAAAAGCATTGTTAGCATAGAAAATCTTTCGCATCGTTACCATAAGAACTGGGCGATCAAAGACATTAATTTTGAGATAGAAGAAGTAGGCGTGGTAGGACTTCTGGGCTCTAATGGCGCTGGAAAATCTACTACCATGAATATTCTTTGTGGTGTGCTCAGTCAAACGCAAGGCAAGGTCCTGATCGATGGGATAGATCTGCGGATGCAGCCTGAGGCGGCTAAGAGAAAACTCGGATTTCTTCCCCAGAATGCACCGTTGCATCTGGATCTTACCGTTGATGAATACCTGATTTATTGCGCGTACATCCGCGATATCCCGAAATCAAATATTTTAAGGAGCGTTGAGGCTGCAAAAGAAAAGTGTGGCATATCCAGTTACGGGAAGCGGATCATTCAAAATCTTTCGGGTGGATATCGGCAGCGGGTAGGCATTGCGCAAGCAATTATTCATGACCCAAAACTTGTTGTACTCGATGAACCGACAAATGGTCTGGATCCTAACCAGATCCTGGAAGTCAGAAAGCTGATCAAAGAAATTGCCCTGGAACGTGCTGTGATCTTTTCCACGCACATGCTTTCAGAGGTACAGGCTACCTGTAAGAATATTAAGATGATTGATCATGGTAAAATGGTATTTGCCGATACTATGGAAGCCTTTAATAACTATATCCTCCCTGACTCTATGCTGATGACCATGTGCAATGCTCCGGGTGCTGAAGTGCTTGCTGCCATTCCTGGTATCACTTCTGTTGAAGAATTAATCGATGGCAACACTTTCAGACTCCACTTTGGTGCTTCAGCTTCCATTTCTTCAGAGATCATCAAACTCAGTGTGCAACATTCCTGGGAACTTCAGGAAATAACGCTTGAGAAGAGCTCACTCGACGAAATTTTTGCCCAATTATCCAATAAATCCAAAAACGTTTAAAACATGATCAAAATATTTAAAATCGCCAGACTGGAACTCAGCATACTTTTTTATTCTCCTGTAGCCTGGCTGGCCATCGCTATTTTTATGGTACAGAATGGTTTGGGCTTCTTTGGTATGCTTGGCAGTTATCAGGAGGCAATTGCTATGGGCAACAAGATAGATAACCTCACTTTTTCGCTTTTTCCAGATCTGAACGGCCTTTTTGATTCAGTGGTACAGAATCTGTACCTCTATATTCCACTGATCACGATGGGACTGATGAGCAGAGAACTGCATAGTGGTTCAATTAAACTGTTGTTATCATCACCCGTAAAGATCAGAGAAATTGTATTGGGTAAATACCTGTCGATGGTAGCCTATGTGGCGATACTGATCCTGATTTTGTGCATCTACTCTGGTGCGGGGATCCTGATCATTAAAAACGCTGATATAAAACTGATTTGTTCAGGTTTGATTGGAATTTTCCTGTTAGCCTGTACCTATGCAGCTATAGGCTTATTTATGTCCAGCCTTACATCTTACCAGGTTGTAGCAGCCATTAGTACTTTGGCGGTGCTTGCTGCGCTGCGGTTTGTGGGTTCTGTTGGTCAGGATATTGATTTTATTCGTGATCTTACTTATTTTCTTTCTATCTCCGGAAGGGCAGAAGACATGCTCAAGGGACTGATTACGACCCGGGAGATCTTTTATTTTATCATCATCATCGGGCTGTTCCTTTCACTGTGTGTGATCAGAATGAAGAATAGCAGGGAATCTAATACGTTATATAAGAATATTTCTAGATATGCTTTTTTGATAGTAATTGCTTTGTTTTTGGGCTATGTCAGTTCCAGACCAGGTAATATTGGCTATCTGGATATGACCAGAACAAAGTCTCGTACGCTTACTACAACCAGCCAGGAAATAGCTGCTCAGATTGACGGACCGTTGGAGATTACAACTTATGTTAATCTGCTAGATCAGAATGTATACTTCGGACTCCCGCAATCCCGTAATAGTGATCTGGCTCAGTTTGAGAAATTCCGGCGCTTTATTCCGGATATCAAGATGAAGTATGTTTATTATTATGATGTGACAGATCTGAAAAATAATAGTAATATGACCTATCAGGGTGATTTGACCGGACTTTCCGTCAAACAAATTGCCGAAAAGGTAGCTGACAATATGGGGCTGGATCTTAATTTGTTTATGCCACCAGAAAAGATCAGGAAGATAATCGATCTCTCTTCAGAAAATAATACACTGGTGCGGATACTGCGCTATAAGGGGAAAGAAAGCAGGCTTCGCTTTTATAATGGTGTGGACCAGTTTCCGGCTGAGCGTGAAATTGCTGCTGCTATCAAGCAATTGGTCGTTCCCGTACCTCAGGTTGCATTTATCACCGGAAATCAGGAACGCAGTATTCGCAAAACAGGAGAGCGGAATTATGAACTGATGAGCAGTATGAAAAGAAGCCGTACAGCACTGATTAACCAGGGATTTGATGTCATACAACTGGATCTTACAAAAACTGAGATACCCACAGGGCTGTCTGCTCTGATTTTGGCAGATCCTTCACAGCCAATCGATCCATTGGTTCAGCAAAAAATCGCAGCGTATTGTGCCGCTGGCGGAAATATGCTGATCACAACAGAACCAGGCAGAGGGCGGGTGATTAACCCGATATTACAAATGTTTGGTGTAGCGCTTTTGCCTGGAACATTGGTACAGGCAACTAAAAATGATGCGCCGGATCTTTTGTTCGGGCAACTAACCAGATCAGGACGCACTATTGTGATGCCGGGCACTGGTGCATTAAAGGTTGATCTGACAGGAAATTTTATGGCTGATACGCTGATACAAAGTAACAAAACTGGGTGGATTACTCAAGGCGTGGTAGATGTGACAAAAACTGATATTGCTTATCAAGCTCAGCAGGGTGACAAAAAAGGTGCTTTTCCTATGGTTCTTGCCATTCATCGAAAATTAAGGGATAAAGATCAGCTCATCCTGATTTCGGGCGATGCTGATTTTATGAGCAATGCTGAACTTGCCAATCCAAGGGCTGATAATGAGTTTCTTGTGAAAAACATGTTCAAGTGGTTTTCTAATGATGCCTTTCCGATTAATATCGTCAGAAAATCACCTGAAGATGATCATATTTTGCTAAACAGAAGACAACTCTCTACCTTGAAAGGAGGGCTGATTGGTCTGTTCCCAGCTCTTGTAATCTTGTTGGGTGGAGTGATATTGATCAGAAGAAAAAATAATTAATATTTATATACCTCTAATCTAGTGCTATCTTGTCTTACAGCTAATAACAGGATATATGACTGAACAGGAAGTTAAGGAAATTTTAAAACGGTATAAGGCCGGGGAGGCAACAGCGGATGAACATGCACTGTTGCTGAGCTGGTCTTTAGACTTCAATAGTCCTGATACCGCTGAACTGTCCATGGAAGAGCTTGTGGCAGATGTTGACCTGATATGGGCGGCACTGGAGAAAAAAATGCCGGAAGTTAAAAAAATTAACCTTTGGCCTAAAATGCTCGCAGCTGCAATGGTACTTATAGTTTTATCTTTTGGCTTGCTCTTTTTGCATAATAGAAATAATGCAAATCAAATAAATACTGCACAAATAGTACCAGGGGCTAATAAAGCCACGCTGACCCTGTCTAATGGTAAAAAAGTTGTTCTGGATGGAGCTGCTCAACAACAGCTGCTGACAGAGGCAGGTCTGGCTATCACGAAAACAAGTGACGGGCAATTGATCTATTCTTCTGTACCAGATGAGGGAGCTGATCATACCAGCAGATATAACAGATTAGAAACCAATAATGGACAGCAGTACCAGGTTGTACTGCCAGATGGCTCTCATGTTTGGCTCAATGCCGCATCTTCATTACGTTATCCCGTTGCCTTTGGAAAACAGGAACGCCTCGTGGAACTTTCTGGCGAGGGCTATTTCGAAGTGGCTCACGATAAAAATAAACCTTTCAGGGTAAAGACAGCTGACCAGCAGGTCGAGGTGCTTGGAACTCATTTTAATATCAATGCATATCCGGATGATAAGCTTTCAAAAACTACTTTGCTTGAAGGCAGTGTATCTGTAAGCGCTCCGGCATTGAAGAATAAAGGTATTTTAATTTTAGGTCCCGGCCAGGAATCTATACTCGTTGGTAATACGTTAATAGCACAGCCGGCCAATCTTGAGGCAGCAGTGGCCTGGAGAAATGGAGATTTCATGTTTGAAGGGGAGAACATCAGGTCTATTATGAAAAAAGTATCCCGTTGGTATAATGTGGAGGTGATTTTTGAAGGTGAAATACCTGAAAACAGATTTGGTGGAACAGTAAGTCGTTTCTCCAATATTACGCAGGTACTCAGGAAACTTGAACTAACTGGTAAAGTTCACTTTAAAGTTGAGGAAAGGAGGATTATTGTGACTAAATAACTACCCTCAATGATCCAGAAAAAAAGCCAGATGTGCTCGTAACACAACTGGCAAAAGTCCGGATCAGATTTAACAAAATTCGCGATTCTATCAACTCCTAAGCCAAACCACTCAAATGTATAAAAAATATACAAGTAAAATTGTTATGCCCGGTCGGCAGCTTACTAAACTATTATTCTATATGCGATTAACCACCGTGATTTTAATAGCAACAATGATGCAGGTTAGCGCCGCCGGCTTTGCGCAAAAAATAACTATCGCAGAAAAGAATGCTAAAATCAAGTCTGTATTTCAGAAAATAAGGAAACAGAGTGGTTTTAATTTTTTGTATACCGAAGATCAGTTACAGCATGCAGCACCAGTAACCATTATTGCCTCGCATGCAGAACTCAGGAATGTACTTGACCAGATCTTTGATCAGCAGGAACTCAGCTACACCATTGACGAAAAAACAATCATCGTTAAAGACAAAGAGAAAACCTTCTTTGAGCTGCTGACTAATTCTTTAATGAAAAGAGATATTTCCGGACAGGTACTCAATGAAAATGGTGTCCCGCTGTTAGGAGCCACGGTACGTATTTCCGGAACCTCTTTCAGGATGCTCACTGATGTTTTTGGAAAGTTTAACTTTCTCAATGCACCCGATAAAGGTAAACTCATTGTTTCTTATGTGGGTTATCGTACTGATACGGTAGAAATTGCAGGAAGAAGTGTCTTTGAAATTAAGATGGATCCGCAGGCAATGACCATAGAGACTGTCAATATAGTCTCTACTGGTTATCAGGATCTGCCTAAGGAAAGGGCTACTGGTTCTTTTGAAACCATCAGTAAGGAACAGTTACAGCACAGTACCGATCCTAACCTGATCCGCAGGCTGGAAGGAATTACCAATTCAATGGATTTCAGGAATGATCTCCGGCCTGCAAACTCCAGTAATCTATATGCACAGCGATCGCCTCTTGCTATGCTGACGATACGTGGGAAAAATACGTTGAATGATGCTGTAAGTGCAGATTTGAATGGAAACTATAGCGGTCAGCCACTGGTTGTTATCGATGGAATTGCTTCGCCATATTCCATTGATAAGGTAAATCCAAACGATGTAGAAAGTATTACTGTATTAAAAGATGCTGCTTCAGCATCAATCTGGGGATCCAGAGCAGCTAATGGTGTTATCGTAGTAAAAACTAAGAAAGGTGCTTATCAAAGGCCGCTCCGGATTTCTTTAAATACCAATGTCAACATCACTGAAAAGGTAGATCTGTTTTATAATAAAACCATGAGTGTTGCTGACTTTGTTGATGCACAGGTGTTGAAATTTACAAAGGATGGCATTCCGCTTCCAGCTATTAATATCAATAGTCTGTATGGCCAGGAATATCTGTCGCCAGTAGCAGAACTGGTAGACGCCTGGAAGTTTAAAAATACAATCAGTGAAGCAGATGCATTGGGTCAGTTAAATGCATTTAAGCAAAATGATATCCGAAGGGATTATACTAAATATTTTCTGCGCAATGCAGTTACACAAAGTTATGCCTTAAGTTTTGACGGAGGATCAGAATTTTTCAACTACCGTATATCCGGCGGATATGATAAGAGTATTAACAATACGAAGAACTCTGGATTGGACAGAAAGGTCTTTACTGTAAATATGGGTGTTGAGCCAATAAAAGATCTGGAAATACAGGCTGGCGTAAGCTATAATTTACAGTATAATAGCGACCAGGCACTTAATAACCGGATTACGGGAGCTACAGATCCAACGCTTTATCCATACAGCCGCCTTGCCGACGACGCCGGGAATCCGCTGGAGATCCCTAAATTATACCGTCCTGGATTTGTGACTGAGTTTGAACAGACCTATCCTGACCAGTTTCAGAGTTGGCGATATAAGCCATTGGAAGATATTAATGAAGGATATACCCGTATGAAAAGTCAGAACTTAAACCTTTCTTTAAATACAACTTATAAAATTGGTCATGGTATCTCACTTCAGGCACTGTATAACTACAATTCTGGCAGAAATGAAGAAAATACGCTATACAGGCAGAACTCATTCTATATGAGAAATCTGATCAATTATTTTACGACTTCTCCCGCTTCTGTAAATCCGATGACTGGTGACCCGGTAACTCCTTTCATTAAGCAAGTACCTCTTGGTGGTCAGTACAACACTGTATTGGTGAAATCTGAGAATCAGACTTTCAGAGGGCAGGTAAACTATGATAAAAGCTGGAACGATAAACACCAGCTTTCTGCGATTGCAGGTTTAGATTTGACAGATGTATCTTCTTTACAGACTAAAGATGGCTATTATGGTTATGATGAGAACTCGCTGCGCAGTAATAACAAACTAGATTATGCACATTTGCTTCCGATTATTTTTTCTGAGGATCAGCTGGGTTATAATGGTACCTATATTCCGAACCTGTCTCTTGGCTATCTTGATAACCACGTACGTACTTTTAGCTGGTATACCAATGCCGCATATACCTTTAACAAGAAATATACACTGTCTGCCAGTTTACGAAAAGATATCTCAAGTGAATTTGGTAAGCAGACTAATCAGAGCGGAACACCTTATTATTCGGTTGGAGGAAGCTGGAATGTGGCTAATGAGTCTTTTTACCCTGCTGATTTCTTGCCTGTGCTGTCACTAAGATCAACTTATGGCTATAACGGAAATGTGAATCCTTCAGTTTTGTCAAGAGCACAGATTGTTTATGCGATCGAAAATGATCCACTCACAGGATTGCCATATGCGACCACGCAGAATGTTGCAGCTGTAACGAATACCAAACTACGCCCTGAAAAAACAGGTGTATTAAATATTGGTATTGATTTTGGTTTCAAGGACTCGCGCGTATCGGGTAGCATACAATATTTTACCAAAACCACTACAGATCTGCTTACAAACGGACCACTTGATCCCAGTACCGGATATACCAACCTGGTTTACAATACTGGTGATTTGAAGGGAAGGGGTATTGATATTGCCATTAACTCACTAAACTTAAAGGCTGGGAATTTTAAATGGAACAGCAATTTTCTGTTCAGTTATAATAAAGTTAAGGTGACAAAATTGTATACTGAATCGCCTGATAATGCAGCAAGTGGGATATCCGGATTTTCTTATAATGTAGGTTATGATCTGTCCAGGGTATTTGCGTACGACTGGGCAGGACTGGACCCGCAAACGGGAGATCCAAGAAGTTATTTAAATGGACAAGCCTTGCCGGTAAGCGGAACAAGCAATGATAATTACAATGCCATTCAAAGCGCTTCGATCTCTACGTTAAAGTATTTCGGTTCGGCAGTACCGGTATCTTATGGGGCGTTCCGTAACACTTTTACTTATGGTGGATTCTCGATTTCTGCCAACATCCAGTATAAACTGGGGTATTATTTTAGAAGACCACAATCAAGGGTGGTAAGTTATAGTCAGCTCTTTTCAATTACAGGTTCTATTCAGGGTGATGAATATGCACAGCGCTGGCAGGTACCGGGAGACGAGCAACGAACCAATGTCCCTTCAGCAGTCTATTCATCAAAGAGTACTAACCGGGACAATTTTTATTATTTTTCCAGTATCAATGTGCTGAAAGCTGACCACATCCGGTTGCAGGAAATTAACCTCTCTTATTTGTTTCCGGCAGGATTTTCACGCTTCATCAAAAATCCCAGGATCTATGCTAATGTGACGAATCTGGGGATCTTGTGGAGGGCAAATAAACTGGGGATAGATCCCGAGGTATTTGACTATCCAAATCCAAGGAGTTATAGTCTTGGATTCTCTGCTAATTTTTAATCTGACGATCATGAAAAAATATATCATTTTACTTCTTCTTTGCCTGGGTACTGCGATCACTTCCTGTAAAAAATATGTGGACATCAAAAAAAGCAGTTCCCAGTCCAACATAGAGTCGGCTAACGATTGCCAGCTTTTACTTGATAATACAGAACTTTTAAATGAAGATTATCCGGTAGACGGAGAGCTCTCTGCTGATGACTATTATATGGATGATACGCGTTATGCTTCAGACCGGATTGATAATGATGACAGAGCTTTGTATACCTGGAATGCAAACGCGTTAAGGCAATCTGCAAAACAGTGGGTAATTTGTTATAACAAGATCTATAATGCTAATCTGATTCTTGAAGCGGTCGTTAGACTTCAGGGAAAAGAACCGGCAGTGGTACTGGATAATATTAAAGGAAGTGCGTTATTTTACAGGGCTTATGCTTTATGGAACCTGGCTCAACTATATACTGCTCCATACGGTCCCGATGCAGCTTCGCAGCCTGGGCTGCCTATTCACTTAGTCTCTGATATTAACGATACTCCAGGACGTGGTACA from Pedobacter sp. WC2423 carries:
- a CDS encoding histidine kinase, producing MSSRTLQFLFTLILLFSEPVFSKANVPQEYPEINAVNKLISEKNFKAAGILLDQLISKNRKTKNKEFIAKLYATSGNLNLSQRNIDKALQEYFLSLNYLDSTQNPLAVSKVYTNIGTIYAILKNLPKGKEYYLKSLSINKAGNSDHLKTLSNIAGVYVELAEDNNALKTFSAAIKLAEKLTDLPMEAVLQTNLGNYFLKRKQWTKAINASKRSIFIRARLKQPVSVITLNNLGYALAQTGKNTAAISYYQTALTAANPLEKKQLYFNLYNAFKAMHELPAALQYMEQYNNINDSLTRLNYDNKVAELTASYESAQKEGKINALQKENILQKLQLREQTYLILAAVLIVLLISILLYMRIKNHNVKEALEKSQLKRQMLLLQLNPHFIFNALQSVQHFIRSKDQQHSMEYLESFSRLIRLILENSDRDLILLDQEIEILEHYLHLQQLANGSSFSYSIETGPGIEPQMMEIPVMLLQPFVENAVVHGVKNHPQGKILIRFELQQQSLHIWIRDNGNDFQETPDYSNNSLHRSMGMKILEQRIKEINKERRQYIQLSIEHPGSTAIDYPGTSVHFIFNN
- a CDS encoding SDR family oxidoreductase; the protein is MDFTNKNVVITGGTTGIGLATAKAFISAGANVWITGRNAENLQKATEEINNPKLFTVVSDTSKLEEISILEKAISESGNKLDVLFLNAGIATFEPIEQVTEANFDAQFNTNVKGHFFTLQKLLPYLADGAAVVFTSSTVATAANSGASVYSATKGALNKIAQIAANELAGRKIRVNIVSPGPILTPGLENAVPAEAKEFLAGATALQRIGNPDEIAKTVLFLASDAASFITGTEIVVDGGYLNYATK
- a CDS encoding winged helix-turn-helix transcriptional regulator — its product is MTENECQFGHKKEIMAVHDAMDILYGKWKISIISSICYYNKRRFSDILNDVEGISNKMLSKELKELEINKLITRTVLNTQPIAVQYQLTAYGMTLKTIINNLAEWGIEHRKVIIGK
- a CDS encoding RNA polymerase sigma factor: MVDYSDYTDLDLTGLLKSGDQHAFAEIYNRYKFVLYNHAWNKLKSREEARDLIQEVFSMIWDKREVLQIGQNLSGYLYTCVHNQFINRVVHQTVKNKYIDSIKQYIERGVVYTDHLVRENMLKEIIDREIDSLPPRMKEVFILSRRQHLSHKEIAKMMNTTEQTVKKQMVYALKILRKKLGLVLFLCLYLIYPNF
- a CDS encoding ABC transporter ATP-binding protein translates to MKKSIVSIENLSHRYHKNWAIKDINFEIEEVGVVGLLGSNGAGKSTTMNILCGVLSQTQGKVLIDGIDLRMQPEAAKRKLGFLPQNAPLHLDLTVDEYLIYCAYIRDIPKSNILRSVEAAKEKCGISSYGKRIIQNLSGGYRQRVGIAQAIIHDPKLVVLDEPTNGLDPNQILEVRKLIKEIALERAVIFSTHMLSEVQATCKNIKMIDHGKMVFADTMEAFNNYILPDSMLMTMCNAPGAEVLAAIPGITSVEELIDGNTFRLHFGASASISSEIIKLSVQHSWELQEITLEKSSLDEIFAQLSNKSKNV
- a CDS encoding Gldg family protein, with the protein product MIKIFKIARLELSILFYSPVAWLAIAIFMVQNGLGFFGMLGSYQEAIAMGNKIDNLTFSLFPDLNGLFDSVVQNLYLYIPLITMGLMSRELHSGSIKLLLSSPVKIREIVLGKYLSMVAYVAILILILCIYSGAGILIIKNADIKLICSGLIGIFLLACTYAAIGLFMSSLTSYQVVAAISTLAVLAALRFVGSVGQDIDFIRDLTYFLSISGRAEDMLKGLITTREIFYFIIIIGLFLSLCVIRMKNSRESNTLYKNISRYAFLIVIALFLGYVSSRPGNIGYLDMTRTKSRTLTTTSQEIAAQIDGPLEITTYVNLLDQNVYFGLPQSRNSDLAQFEKFRRFIPDIKMKYVYYYDVTDLKNNSNMTYQGDLTGLSVKQIAEKVADNMGLDLNLFMPPEKIRKIIDLSSENNTLVRILRYKGKESRLRFYNGVDQFPAEREIAAAIKQLVVPVPQVAFITGNQERSIRKTGERNYELMSSMKRSRTALINQGFDVIQLDLTKTEIPTGLSALILADPSQPIDPLVQQKIAAYCAAGGNMLITTEPGRGRVINPILQMFGVALLPGTLVQATKNDAPDLLFGQLTRSGRTIVMPGTGALKVDLTGNFMADTLIQSNKTGWITQGVVDVTKTDIAYQAQQGDKKGAFPMVLAIHRKLRDKDQLILISGDADFMSNAELANPRADNEFLVKNMFKWFSNDAFPINIVRKSPEDDHILLNRRQLSTLKGGLIGLFPALVILLGGVILIRRKNN
- a CDS encoding FecR family protein translates to MTEQEVKEILKRYKAGEATADEHALLLSWSLDFNSPDTAELSMEELVADVDLIWAALEKKMPEVKKINLWPKMLAAAMVLIVLSFGLLFLHNRNNANQINTAQIVPGANKATLTLSNGKKVVLDGAAQQQLLTEAGLAITKTSDGQLIYSSVPDEGADHTSRYNRLETNNGQQYQVVLPDGSHVWLNAASSLRYPVAFGKQERLVELSGEGYFEVAHDKNKPFRVKTADQQVEVLGTHFNINAYPDDKLSKTTLLEGSVSVSAPALKNKGILILGPGQESILVGNTLIAQPANLEAAVAWRNGDFMFEGENIRSIMKKVSRWYNVEVIFEGEIPENRFGGTVSRFSNITQVLRKLELTGKVHFKVEERRIIVTK